The Solirubrobacter pauli sequence GGCAGCGCGCCGTAGAGCAGGAACGCGGCGGGCGCGCCGTCGACCGCGTACAGCGAGTGCCCGCGGGTGACCACCGTGCCCGGCGCGCGCAGCGCGGTCAGCGTGCCGGCCACGCCCGCGCCGAGCACCCCCGGGTCCGCGTAGCCGAGGGTGCCCGAGAGGCTCTCCCGGTCGACGAGGTCGGTGCGCTCGACCGTCGCGGTCTCGCGCTCCACCGGCGGCGCCTCGGACGCCGCCGGCGCCTCGCCGCAGCCCGCCGCGAGCACCGCGACGAGGACGACGGCGCGCCGCCTCACGGCTTCGTGCCCCCGGCGGCGAGGGCGCCCGGCATCGTCTTGGCGCACGCCTTCATCGCCTTCTGGAAGCTCGGGTTCTCCGGATCGAGCTCCTTCGTGATCCGGATCTGCGCCCCGCCGCTGGAATCGAACGTGGGGTCCGGGAAGTCCGGCACGCCGTGCTCGCGCATGCACCTGGCGTTCGCGAGCGCGGCCTGCTTCATCTCGGCCCGCTCCTCGTCGTCGAGCTCGGGCGGCTTGATCGCCTCCTGGTACTTCGCGCACGCCTGCTGCGCCTTGCGCATCTGCTCCGGGGTGGTGCCGGAGCCGGGCCCGCCGCCGGCCCGCATCGTCACACGCCCGCCCTCGAACTTGGGGTCGGGCATGTCGATGCCGTTCTCGCGCATGCAGCGGGCGTAGTCGAGCAGCGCCTGTTGGTTCTTGTCCGCCCCGCCCGCCGGGCTCTGAGACGTGGGCTTCTCGTCGCCACCGCAGGCGACGACGAACGAGGCGGTCGCCGCGAGGGCGGCGAGCAGAAGACGACTGGTCATGCCCGCCACGGTCCCGCCGCGGGCTGAGACCGCCGTTTTCCGAACCTAGGAACTTGCTGAGAGGACCGGCAGGCGCAGCCGCAGCAACGCGCCGCCGCCCGCGGCGGCCTCCGCGGTGACGGTCCCACCGTGCGTCTCGGCCACCTGACGGACGATCGCCAGGCCCAGCCCGGAGCCCGGCCGCCCGCGCGCGGCGTCGGCGCGGTAGAAGCGGTCGAAGACGTGCGCGAGGTCCTCGTCCGGGATGCCGGGCCCGCGGTCGCGCACGGTGAGCTCCCCGTCGCGCAGGCGCACGTCGACGACGCTGCGCTCCGCACCGTACTTGGCCGCGTTGTCGAGCAGGTTCGAGACCGCCCGGTCCAGCCGGGCGGGCACGCCGTTGACGAGCGTCGGCTCGAGCTCGCTGACGTAGGTGATGCCCGGCGCGTGGCGACTCGCGCGCTCGACCGCGCTCGCGATCAGCGCGTCGAAGCGGACGTCCTCGATCTCGAGCTCCTCGTCACGGGCGAGCTCGGTGAGGTCGCCCACGAGCCCCGTCAGCTCCTCCAGCTGCAGCACGAGGTCCGTGCGCAGCCGCTCGCGGTCGCCGGGGTCGGGCGGCCCGCCGCGCGCGAGCACCTCGAGGTTCGTGCGCAGCGAGGTGAGCGGCGTGCGCAGCTCGTGCGACGCGTCCGCGACGAGCTGCTTCTGGGCCCGCTGCGAGCGGTCCAGCGCCTCGAGCATCGTGTTGAACGCGGTCGCGAGGCGGGCGAGCTCGTCGTCGCCGCGCGCGTCGATCCGGCGCGTGAGGTCCCGCGTGGAGGCGACGTGCTCCGCGGTGGTCGTGAGCTCGGAGACCGGCCGGACGGCGGCGCGCATCGCGAGCCGCGCGAGCACGACCGCGAGCGCGATGCCCAGCAGCGCGAGCGCGCCGAGCGCGTACCGCAGCGTGCCGAGCGCGCTGTCGATCTCGGTCAGCGGGCGTGCCGCGAGCAGCGTCATCCCGTCGCCGGTCCGGCCGACGAAGACGCGCACCCGCACGCCGTCGCTCTCGCGGCTGGCGAAGAACGGCTCCTTGCGGCCCTCGGCCACCGCGCGCACGTCCTCGTCGACGTCCAGCGACGGCGGGATGTCGTCGGCGCCCGCCTCGGCCCGGATCACCGTGACGAACGCGCGCGGTGCCTGGGTGATCACGTCCTCGGGAGCCGGGGCGGCGACGCCCGTCCGCCCCGCCGCGATCAGCGGGCGCTCCAT is a genomic window containing:
- a CDS encoding sensor histidine kinase, yielding MSFRRRLVLSCGAAVAFVVVVGSALAYWVVRDTLHAELDRALERQVMERPLIAAGRTGVAAPAPEDVITQAPRAFVTVIRAEAGADDIPPSLDVDEDVRAVAEGRKEPFFASRESDGVRVRVFVGRTGDGMTLLAARPLTEIDSALGTLRYALGALALLGIALAVVLARLAMRAAVRPVSELTTTAEHVASTRDLTRRIDARGDDELARLATAFNTMLEALDRSQRAQKQLVADASHELRTPLTSLRTNLEVLARGGPPDPGDRERLRTDLVLQLEELTGLVGDLTELARDEELEIEDVRFDALIASAVERASRHAPGITYVSELEPTLVNGVPARLDRAVSNLLDNAAKYGAERSVVDVRLRDGELTVRDRGPGIPDEDLAHVFDRFYRADAARGRPGSGLGLAIVRQVAETHGGTVTAEAAAGGGALLRLRLPVLSASS